A genomic region of Streptococcus suis contains the following coding sequences:
- a CDS encoding NAD(P)/FAD-dependent oxidoreductase, producing MNTVDTIIIGAGPAGMMAAISSSFYGKKTLLLEKNKRLGKKLSGTGGGRCNVTNNGTLEDLLAGIPGNGRFLYSVFSQFDNHDIMNFFQENGVKLKVEDHGRVFPTTDRSQTIIKCLEMKMLENGVDIRTGTEVVSVRKIDDLFHVKTSEETFTAPQLIVTTGGKTYPSTGSTGFGHDIARHFKLEVTEIEAAESPVLTDFPHKKLQGISLDDVTLTYGKHVITHDLLFTHFGLSGPAALRLSSFVKGGETAFLDALPTHSEQDLFEHLEANREKSVKNALRELMPDRLADFFAENYDSKVKQVSQKDLAELVSLLKALPIKITGKMSLAKSFVTKGGVDLKEINPKTLESKKVPGLHFAGEVLDINAHTGGFNITYCLATGWVAGSSYSS from the coding sequence ATGAATACAGTAGATACCATTATTATCGGAGCGGGACCTGCGGGCATGATGGCCGCTATTTCTTCCAGCTTTTACGGCAAGAAGACCCTGCTCCTCGAAAAAAACAAGCGTTTGGGCAAGAAACTGTCTGGCACAGGTGGCGGACGTTGCAATGTGACCAACAACGGCACCTTGGAAGACCTGCTGGCTGGCATTCCTGGAAATGGCCGCTTTCTATACAGCGTCTTTTCTCAGTTTGACAACCATGACATCATGAATTTCTTTCAGGAAAACGGGGTCAAGCTCAAAGTGGAGGACCACGGCCGTGTCTTTCCGACCACCGACCGTTCCCAGACCATTATCAAGTGCCTGGAAATGAAGATGCTGGAAAATGGCGTGGACATCCGCACAGGAACTGAGGTGGTGTCCGTCCGCAAGATTGACGACCTCTTCCATGTCAAGACTAGCGAGGAGACCTTTACAGCTCCCCAGCTGATTGTCACCACTGGTGGCAAGACCTATCCTTCCACTGGCTCGACTGGCTTTGGTCACGACATTGCCCGCCACTTCAAACTGGAAGTCACGGAGATTGAGGCCGCTGAAAGCCCCGTTCTGACTGACTTCCCCCACAAGAAGCTCCAAGGCATTTCCCTGGACGACGTCACTCTGACCTACGGCAAGCACGTCATCACCCACGACCTGCTCTTTACCCACTTTGGCCTGTCGGGACCCGCTGCCCTTCGCTTGTCCAGTTTTGTCAAAGGCGGCGAAACCGCATTTCTCGATGCTCTGCCGACCCATTCTGAACAAGATTTGTTTGAACATTTAGAAGCCAACAGGGAAAAATCCGTCAAGAATGCCCTGCGAGAACTCATGCCAGACCGCCTAGCAGACTTTTTCGCTGAAAACTACGATAGCAAGGTTAAGCAAGTTTCTCAAAAAGACCTGGCTGAACTGGTCTCTCTCCTCAAAGCCCTCCCTATCAAGATTACAGGCAAGATGTCCCTAGCCAAATCCTTTGTGACCAAGGGTGGCGTTGACCTCAAAGAAATCAATCCAAAAACCTTGGAAAGCAAGAAAGTCCCAGGCCTCCACTTTGCAGGCGAGGTCCTGGACATCAACGCCCATACCGGTGGCTTTAACATTACCTACTGTCTAGCAACTGGCTGGGTGGCAGGGAGTTCCTACTCTTCGTAA
- a CDS encoding BglG family transcription antiterminator: protein MVDNRTMAILMELFATRKESLYELSIQTGIEKEQLHSNLELVNQLLQEHSFPQIQYKDSEFVISTELYNQKERVFSLFRNRQIYLSQEERQLLIYLYTFIRKEFVSNVHYQELLSVSRNTTLTDIKNVKELCLDFQVRLEYTRAKGYHLIGREEDKHRLALYALSNCLQSSIGVWALDYILKSWGEENPIEELKIVSQQACNYYKVSALEERLDEYLYFLIFLFIRQARVGNLINWNFEGKVGFVKDFLQRLWKLLRLKSTSTLELNAATQEYLSHLLQGCLEGESGEKDDLFYHLTVEIVEEMERLSLIAFEHRSEMIEGLQRHLIPAYYRLTSRLVSVNSYTETIKEEHADLFYLVKKALRPLEEHLGFTIPDSEVSYFVIHFGGYIEAGQQRSYRYRALVVCPNGVSSSLIVKENLRQLFPNIYFADTHSLQDWKMLDMTDYDMVFGTIKLNIELPFFLVSQLMTSNHKKELFHLVNQHFPNAAYFPIEIEQLLSLVGKHATIHQEQALKYELVQFLNQRSHEQRGRSPMLEELITKETFQWSEEVLDWQKAVALAARPLVDKGSIETRYIDAMIAKVEEFGPFIDLGKGIAIPHARPEDGVNEVGMSMLVLDKPVYLLDDPSHEIRLFICIAAVDNQTHLRALSHLTKILREEENIQQLVGAKEFADVQHLLKEEQ from the coding sequence ATGGTTGATAATCGTACCATGGCAATTCTGATGGAATTGTTTGCGACTCGAAAAGAAAGTTTGTACGAACTTAGTATTCAAACAGGAATTGAAAAGGAGCAGCTACATTCTAATTTGGAACTAGTCAATCAATTGTTGCAAGAACATTCCTTCCCGCAGATACAATACAAAGATAGCGAGTTTGTTATTTCTACGGAGCTTTACAATCAAAAAGAAAGAGTATTTTCGCTCTTTCGCAATCGCCAGATCTATCTTTCGCAAGAAGAAAGACAGCTTCTTATCTATCTTTATACCTTTATCCGAAAAGAATTTGTATCAAACGTTCACTACCAAGAATTATTGAGTGTGAGCCGTAATACAACGTTGACGGATATTAAGAATGTAAAGGAACTTTGCTTGGACTTTCAAGTACGTTTGGAATATACGAGGGCGAAAGGCTATCATCTAATTGGTCGAGAAGAAGATAAACATCGATTGGCGCTTTATGCACTCAGTAATTGTTTGCAGTCTTCGATTGGTGTGTGGGCTTTGGATTATATTCTTAAATCTTGGGGTGAGGAAAATCCTATTGAAGAATTGAAAATAGTGAGTCAACAAGCTTGCAATTATTATAAAGTCTCAGCTTTAGAAGAGAGATTGGATGAATATTTGTATTTTTTGATATTTTTATTTATCCGTCAGGCGCGTGTTGGCAACCTTATTAACTGGAATTTTGAAGGAAAGGTAGGGTTTGTAAAAGATTTTCTGCAACGCCTTTGGAAATTATTACGTTTAAAAAGTACTAGCACATTAGAATTAAATGCTGCGACACAAGAGTATCTGTCACATTTACTGCAAGGATGCTTAGAAGGTGAGAGCGGAGAAAAGGATGACCTATTTTACCACTTGACTGTAGAAATAGTGGAAGAGATGGAACGTTTGTCCTTAATTGCTTTTGAACATCGCTCGGAAATGATTGAAGGTTTGCAACGTCACCTAATTCCTGCTTACTACCGTTTAACATCTCGTTTGGTAAGTGTCAATTCATATACTGAAACCATCAAAGAAGAGCATGCCGACTTGTTCTATCTTGTAAAAAAAGCTTTGCGGCCTTTGGAAGAGCATCTAGGTTTTACTATACCAGATAGTGAGGTATCTTATTTTGTCATCCACTTTGGTGGCTACATCGAAGCAGGTCAACAACGTTCATATCGTTATCGGGCCTTGGTTGTTTGCCCAAATGGAGTGAGCTCTTCGCTGATTGTAAAAGAAAATCTACGGCAACTATTTCCTAATATCTATTTTGCCGATACCCATTCCTTACAGGATTGGAAGATGCTAGACATGACAGACTATGACATGGTATTTGGAACTATCAAGCTGAATATAGAGCTACCATTTTTCTTGGTATCCCAGCTGATGACCTCTAATCATAAAAAAGAACTATTTCATTTGGTTAATCAGCATTTCCCAAATGCGGCTTATTTTCCGATTGAGATTGAGCAGTTATTATCACTTGTTGGGAAACATGCAACCATTCATCAGGAGCAGGCTTTGAAATATGAATTGGTGCAGTTTCTCAATCAACGCTCCCATGAGCAAAGGGGAAGGAGTCCTATGTTAGAAGAATTGATTACAAAAGAGACCTTTCAATGGTCTGAGGAAGTTTTAGATTGGCAAAAAGCAGTTGCCCTGGCTGCACGACCTCTGGTAGATAAAGGATCTATAGAAACTCGATATATTGATGCTATGATAGCGAAGGTAGAAGAGTTTGGTCCATTTATTGACCTAGGTAAAGGAATTGCGATTCCACATGCACGACCAGAAGATGGGGTTAATGAGGTAGGGATGTCAATGTTGGTATTGGATAAGCCAGTTTATCTATTGGATGACCCTAGTCATGAAATTCGGCTGTTCATTTGTATTGCAGCCGTGGATAATCAAACCCATCTCAGAGCACTCTCGCATTTGACAAAAATTTTGCGAGAAGAAGAAAATATTCAACAACTTGTCGGCGCCAAAGAATTCGCCGACGTACAACATTTATTAAAGGAGGAACAGTAA
- a CDS encoding DUF536 domain-containing protein produces MGIEKTVSELAEILGVSRQAMNNRVKSLPEEFVDKNDKGVTVVNRAGLIKLEEIYKTTIFEDEPISDEVKHRELMEILVDEKNAEIIRLYSQLKAKDKQLAEKDEQLKVKDVQIAEKDKQLDQQQQLTLKAMADKEVLKLELDEVKAQAEEVQAKGFFARLFGK; encoded by the coding sequence ATGGGAATCGAAAAAACAGTCAGTGAGTTAGCTGAAATTTTAGGAGTGAGCCGGCAGGCTATGAATAATCGTGTCAAATCACTTCCTGAAGAATTTGTAGATAAAAATGACAAGGGTGTGACCGTTGTAAACCGTGCTGGCTTGATTAAGTTGGAGGAAATCTACAAAACAACCATTTTTGAAGATGAGCCGATTAGTGATGAAGTCAAGCATCGTGAATTGATGGAAATTTTAGTTGACGAGAAAAATGCTGAAATCATCCGCTTATATAGTCAATTAAAAGCCAAAGATAAGCAACTTGCCGAAAAAGATGAACAACTCAAGGTTAAAGATGTGCAGATTGCTGAGAAGGATAAACAGTTAGATCAGCAACAGCAATTGACACTAAAAGCTATGGCCGATAAGGAAGTTCTCAAGTTGGAATTGGACGAAGTTAAAGCACAGGCAGAAGAAGTGCAAGCTAAAGGCTTCTTTGCACGTTTGTTTGGGAAATAA
- a CDS encoding PTS ascorbate transporter subunit IIC — MILDFLIDIAKTPAILVALIAILGLALQKKPAADLVKGGLKTFVGFIVVGGGANIIVGSLEPFGQMFEQAFNLKGVVPNNEAIVAMALDKYGTATSLIMLLGMVFNIAIARFTRFKYIFLTGHHTLYMACMIAVIMSVAGFTSVGLIVMGGLALGLIMTLSPAFVQKYMIQLTGNDHVALGHFSALGYWLSGVVGGLVGDKSKSTEDINFPKGLAFLRDSTVSIAISMSLIYMIVALFAGGDYIKENLSGGTNSMIYALTLGGTFAAGVFVILSGVRLILAEIVPAFKGISEKLVPNSKPALDCPVVYPYAPNAVLIGFISSFAGGIVSMIILALTGGVVILPGVVPHFFCGATAGVMGNASGGVRGAVCGAFMQGVLISFLPVFLLPVLGDLGFAGSTFSDADFGLSGIFLGVLAKNGGILTVSVGIFAVLALILGLSLANKEQKEG, encoded by the coding sequence ATGATATTGGATTTTCTCATTGATATTGCTAAAACTCCGGCAATTCTGGTTGCTCTCATTGCTATTCTAGGTTTAGCCTTACAGAAAAAGCCTGCAGCAGATTTAGTTAAGGGGGGCTTGAAAACTTTTGTTGGTTTTATTGTTGTTGGTGGCGGAGCGAATATTATTGTTGGCTCGCTTGAGCCATTTGGTCAAATGTTTGAACAAGCTTTCAACTTGAAAGGGGTTGTTCCAAATAATGAAGCTATTGTAGCGATGGCTTTGGATAAGTATGGAACTGCTACATCCTTGATTATGTTGCTTGGAATGGTCTTCAATATTGCTATTGCTCGCTTTACACGCTTTAAATATATTTTCTTGACAGGACACCACACACTATATATGGCCTGTATGATTGCAGTTATCATGAGTGTTGCAGGATTCACTTCTGTCGGCCTAATTGTGATGGGTGGGTTGGCTTTAGGTCTGATTATGACACTCTCCCCAGCCTTCGTTCAAAAATACATGATTCAATTGACAGGAAATGATCATGTCGCCCTAGGTCACTTCAGTGCACTTGGTTACTGGTTGAGTGGTGTAGTAGGCGGTTTGGTCGGTGATAAGTCTAAGTCTACTGAGGATATTAATTTCCCTAAAGGTTTGGCATTCTTGCGTGATTCAACTGTCAGCATTGCCATTTCTATGTCCTTGATTTACATGATTGTGGCTTTGTTTGCAGGCGGTGATTATATTAAGGAAAACCTTAGTGGTGGTACTAACAGTATGATTTACGCCTTGACCCTAGGTGGAACTTTTGCAGCAGGTGTTTTTGTTATCTTATCCGGTGTACGCTTAATTTTGGCGGAAATTGTTCCAGCCTTCAAAGGAATTTCAGAGAAGTTGGTTCCGAATTCCAAACCAGCCCTAGACTGTCCAGTTGTTTATCCTTATGCACCAAACGCCGTGTTGATTGGCTTTATCTCTAGTTTTGCAGGTGGTATTGTCAGCATGATTATTCTTGCCTTGACTGGCGGTGTCGTTATCCTTCCAGGTGTCGTACCACACTTCTTCTGTGGAGCAACCGCAGGGGTCATGGGAAATGCGTCAGGTGGTGTTCGTGGCGCAGTTTGTGGTGCTTTTATGCAAGGGGTTCTCATTAGTTTCTTACCTGTATTCTTACTTCCTGTTTTGGGAGACCTTGGTTTTGCTGGTTCAACTTTCTCAGATGCAGACTTTGGTCTTTCTGGTATTTTCCTGGGAGTGCTAGCTAAGAATGGCGGTATCCTCACAGTTTCGGTTGGTATCTTTGCTGTCTTGGCTTTGATACTTGGATTGTCATTGGCGAATAAAGAACAGAAAGAAGGCTAA
- a CDS encoding YeiH family protein translates to MVKENARGVVLCLVLALVGQWLGGLFPLVGGPVFALLIGMSLHSYISRKNAFQPGLTFTSKKILQYAVICLGFGLNLSAVMAVGRQSLPIILSTISFALFLAFLLWKWLPISSHLATLIGVGTSICGGSAIAATAPIIQADDEDVAQAISVIFLFNVLAALVFPTLATWLGFSTDSGQAFGMFAGTAVNDTSSVTATATTWDSLYGLGSQTLDTAVMVKLTRTLAIIPITSVLAIWQARGKGVQADKSSLLAGFPTFILYFILASLVTTIAGHFGLGADIFTPLKTLSKFLICMAMTAIGLRTNVFSLVKNGRAALLIGLICWLGVTVLTLVWQAILGIW, encoded by the coding sequence ATGGTTAAGGAAAATGCCAGAGGTGTGGTACTTTGTCTAGTCTTGGCTTTGGTGGGACAGTGGTTAGGTGGCTTGTTTCCATTGGTGGGTGGACCTGTTTTTGCCCTTCTAATCGGGATGAGCCTGCATTCCTACATTTCAAGGAAAAATGCCTTTCAGCCAGGCTTGACCTTTACCTCTAAGAAGATTTTGCAGTATGCGGTGATTTGTTTGGGATTTGGACTAAACTTATCTGCTGTCATGGCAGTCGGTCGCCAATCGCTTCCAATTATTCTGTCAACCATCAGTTTTGCCTTGTTTTTGGCATTTCTGCTGTGGAAATGGTTGCCCATTTCATCTCATCTAGCGACCTTGATTGGCGTTGGGACCTCTATCTGTGGTGGCTCTGCCATTGCGGCGACGGCTCCCATTATCCAGGCGGATGATGAGGATGTGGCACAAGCGATCTCGGTCATCTTCCTCTTTAATGTCTTGGCGGCCCTGGTCTTTCCGACCTTGGCAACCTGGCTTGGTTTTTCGACCGATTCGGGTCAGGCCTTTGGAATGTTCGCCGGAACGGCGGTCAATGACACCTCGTCGGTCACCGCAACAGCAACCACTTGGGACAGCCTCTACGGCCTGGGCAGTCAGACCTTGGACACGGCTGTGATGGTCAAGCTGACGCGAACCTTGGCCATTATTCCCATTACGTCAGTTTTGGCAATTTGGCAGGCTAGAGGGAAGGGAGTTCAGGCAGACAAGAGTTCGCTCTTGGCAGGTTTTCCAACCTTTATCCTCTATTTTATCCTAGCCAGTTTGGTGACAACAATCGCGGGTCACTTTGGACTGGGTGCGGACATTTTTACTCCGCTCAAAACCCTGTCCAAGTTTCTCATTTGTATGGCCATGACAGCCATTGGCTTGCGGACCAATGTCTTTTCTTTGGTGAAAAATGGCAGAGCTGCTCTTCTGATTGGTCTGATTTGCTGGCTGGGAGTGACGGTGCTGACACTGGTTTGGCAGGCAATCTTGGGAATTTGGTAA
- a CDS encoding AzlD domain-containing protein, producing the protein MIKTSILLIILAAALVTWVPRVLPFVLTQNKSLPPKLVKFLSFLPITIIFSLTLSSIMDEEVGSLPNLLPVESLALLPTFLVVLRTKNILLAVVVGVLTTAALRLIF; encoded by the coding sequence ATGATAAAAACTAGTATTCTACTGATTATTCTGGCGGCGGCCCTAGTGACCTGGGTACCACGCGTCCTGCCTTTTGTACTGACGCAGAACAAATCCCTGCCTCCAAAGCTGGTGAAATTTCTCAGCTTTCTACCCATCACCATTATCTTTTCCCTGACCCTGTCCAGCATCATGGACGAAGAAGTGGGCTCCCTCCCCAACCTTCTCCCTGTCGAAAGTCTGGCCCTCCTTCCGACCTTTTTGGTGGTTTTGAGGACCAAAAATATCCTCCTCGCAGTAGTGGTTGGCGTCTTGACGACAGCTGCTCTCCGCTTGATTTTCTAG
- a CDS encoding PTS sugar transporter subunit IIB → MLRIGTACGSGLGSSFMVQMNIESILRDLGVSDVHVEHYDLGGANPSEADVWIVGRDLADSATHLGDVRILNSIIDMNELRELVTAICQEKGLV, encoded by the coding sequence ATGTTACGAATTGGAACAGCCTGTGGTTCAGGTTTAGGCTCTAGCTTTATGGTTCAAATGAATATTGAATCCATTTTGCGAGATTTAGGTGTATCAGATGTTCATGTGGAGCATTATGATCTAGGTGGTGCCAATCCGAGTGAAGCAGATGTGTGGATTGTCGGACGTGACCTGGCTGATTCTGCAACTCATTTAGGAGATGTTCGAATATTGAATAGTATTATTGATATGAATGAGTTGAGGGAACTTGTCACGGCTATCTGTCAAGAAAAAGGTTTGGTTTAA
- a CDS encoding AzlC family ABC transporter permease → MKKYAFREGLRDAIPTALGYASIGLACGVVSVNSGISAVEMALMSLLVYAGSAQFVMCAMILAGAPLLSIAVTVFFVNLRNFLMCLHTTTIFQGNRLGSNILIGSFLTDESYVVLLRKHIEEKQIAPSWMYGNNFAGYASWAIFTTLGNLIGGLIPNPEQFGLDFALVAMFVGIFSGQLEAMARTIPLKKIGLILLAVGLAYVGLSVLVSSYVAVLLATLLGCFVGVMIDDKN, encoded by the coding sequence ATGAAGAAATATGCTTTTCGTGAGGGCTTGCGGGATGCCATTCCCACAGCTCTGGGCTATGCCAGTATCGGTTTAGCCTGCGGTGTGGTATCGGTCAATTCAGGCATTTCAGCAGTGGAAATGGCTTTGATGAGCCTCTTGGTCTATGCAGGGAGTGCCCAATTTGTCATGTGTGCCATGATTTTGGCAGGCGCCCCCTTGTTGTCGATTGCGGTGACGGTTTTCTTTGTCAACCTGCGGAATTTTCTCATGTGCCTGCATACGACGACCATTTTTCAGGGAAATAGGCTGGGCTCCAATATCTTGATTGGCTCATTTTTAACAGATGAATCCTATGTGGTTCTCTTGCGGAAACACATTGAGGAAAAGCAGATTGCCCCTAGCTGGATGTACGGCAACAACTTTGCTGGCTATGCTTCTTGGGCTATCTTTACCACTCTGGGCAATCTCATCGGTGGTTTGATTCCAAATCCCGAGCAGTTTGGCTTGGATTTTGCCTTGGTTGCCATGTTTGTCGGGATTTTCTCAGGTCAGTTGGAGGCTATGGCTCGGACTATTCCTTTGAAAAAAATCGGCTTGATTTTGCTGGCGGTTGGTCTAGCCTATGTCGGCCTGTCTGTGCTAGTGTCGTCCTATGTGGCGGTGCTTCTGGCGACGCTCTTGGGCTGTTTTGTGGGGGTGATGATTGATGATAAAAACTAG
- a CDS encoding glycoside hydrolase family 1 protein has product MVTEQREYRFPEGFLWGSSTSGPQSEGSVAGDGKGWNNWDYWYNQEPELFHQQIGPEQTSTFYEHFHSDLDLLVETGHSIFRTSIQWSRLIPKGIGEVNPQAVEFYRAVFASIRERGIKLLINLYHFDLPYVLQEKGGWENKEIVWAYEAYARQCFSLFGDLVDHWITFNEPIVPVECGYLGSYHYPCKVDAKAAVVVAYHTQLASSLAVRACHQLHPDHKISIVLNLTPAYPRSQSPEDLQAARIAELFQTRSFLDPSVLGQYPRELVDILEKHGLRPETTEEELTIIKENRVDFLGVNYYQPLRVQAPSEDGWNEEATFLSQYFQPYDKPDKKINPHRGWEIYEEGLYDIAKNIQENYGNIEWLVTENGMGVEGEDVFEENGMIQDDYRIKFMEDHLIQLHRGIEEGANCKGYMVWTFIDCWSWLNAYKNRYGLVSLDLQTQKRTVKKSGYWFKQVSAKNGFIR; this is encoded by the coding sequence ATGGTAACTGAGCAAAGAGAGTATCGTTTTCCAGAAGGTTTTTTGTGGGGCTCCTCCACTTCAGGTCCTCAAAGTGAGGGAAGCGTAGCTGGTGATGGAAAGGGGTGGAATAACTGGGATTACTGGTACAATCAGGAACCTGAGCTCTTTCACCAGCAAATAGGACCAGAACAAACATCGACTTTCTATGAACATTTCCACTCAGATTTGGATTTGTTGGTGGAAACAGGTCATAGTATTTTTCGTACCTCTATACAGTGGTCACGTCTGATTCCGAAAGGGATAGGCGAGGTCAATCCGCAAGCTGTGGAGTTTTATAGGGCTGTATTTGCAAGTATTCGAGAGCGTGGGATAAAGCTTTTGATCAATCTCTATCATTTCGATTTGCCTTATGTCTTACAGGAAAAAGGGGGCTGGGAAAATAAGGAGATTGTCTGGGCCTATGAGGCTTATGCTCGCCAGTGTTTCAGTCTCTTTGGAGATCTGGTGGATCATTGGATTACCTTTAATGAACCCATTGTTCCAGTAGAATGTGGCTATCTAGGAAGCTATCATTATCCTTGCAAGGTGGATGCAAAGGCAGCTGTGGTCGTAGCGTATCATACTCAACTGGCTAGTTCTTTGGCTGTTCGGGCCTGTCACCAACTACACCCAGACCACAAAATTTCCATTGTTCTTAATCTTACTCCTGCCTATCCAAGAAGTCAGAGTCCAGAAGATTTACAGGCAGCGCGGATTGCTGAGCTATTTCAAACGAGAAGTTTTTTGGATCCATCTGTTTTGGGACAATACCCAAGGGAACTGGTTGACATTCTTGAAAAACACGGTTTACGTCCAGAAACCACAGAGGAGGAATTGACTATTATCAAAGAAAATAGGGTTGACTTCCTGGGGGTAAATTACTACCAGCCCCTGCGCGTGCAGGCTCCTTCAGAAGATGGATGGAACGAAGAAGCTACTTTCCTATCCCAATATTTCCAGCCTTATGATAAGCCTGACAAGAAAATCAATCCCCATAGAGGCTGGGAAATTTATGAAGAAGGGCTGTACGACATTGCCAAAAATATCCAGGAAAACTATGGGAATATCGAATGGTTGGTAACGGAGAACGGTATGGGAGTTGAAGGGGAGGATGTTTTTGAAGAAAATGGCATGATTCAGGATGACTATCGGATTAAATTCATGGAAGACCATTTGATTCAGCTCCATCGAGGTATTGAAGAAGGAGCGAACTGTAAGGGCTATATGGTCTGGACCTTTATTGACTGCTGGTCTTGGTTAAATGCCTATAAAAACCGATACGGCTTGGTCTCGCTTGACCTCCAAACTCAGAAGCGTACTGTCAAAAAATCTGGATATTGGTTCAAGCAAGTGAGTGCTAAAAATGGTTTTATTAGATAG
- a CDS encoding ATP-binding cassette domain-containing protein has product MRLKLSSISKKFDHKIILEDASFQFEQGKIYGLLGRNGAGKTTLFNCIARNLTLDSGSIQFVEGEETLDYDNTDIGFTQTYPQLPAFMTAYEFVRFYMDIHKDKLKSPRSPEEWLNLVGIGEEDQHRLLKDFSHGMQNKVQLLLSLIVQPPVLLLDEPLTSFDPVAAHEFKQLIREAKKDSVIIFSTHILQLAQDLCDEIVLLHHQELQAVPSDKLHDPDFEQEIVQLLIAD; this is encoded by the coding sequence ATGCGACTAAAACTGTCTTCTATTTCTAAAAAATTTGATCACAAGATTATTCTGGAGGATGCCAGCTTTCAATTTGAACAAGGAAAGATTTACGGCTTGCTAGGGCGGAACGGGGCTGGTAAGACAACCTTGTTTAACTGCATTGCCCGTAATCTGACCTTAGACAGTGGCAGTATCCAGTTTGTAGAGGGGGAAGAAACTCTTGACTACGATAATACAGACATCGGTTTTACCCAGACCTATCCGCAACTGCCTGCCTTTATGACGGCCTACGAGTTTGTCCGCTTCTATATGGACATTCACAAGGATAAGCTCAAATCTCCTCGCAGTCCAGAAGAATGGCTAAACTTGGTCGGTATTGGAGAAGAAGACCAGCACCGTCTGCTCAAGGATTTTTCACACGGTATGCAGAACAAGGTCCAGTTGCTCCTGTCCTTGATTGTCCAGCCACCTGTCCTGCTCTTGGATGAACCTCTGACTTCCTTTGACCCCGTGGCTGCCCACGAGTTTAAGCAGCTAATTCGGGAAGCAAAAAAAGATTCCGTCATTATCTTTTCCACCCACATTCTCCAATTAGCACAAGACCTCTGTGATGAGATTGTTTTGCTCCATCACCAAGAATTGCAGGCTGTTCCAAGCGACAAACTCCACGACCCTGACTTTGAACAGGAGATTGTTCAACTACTGATAGCAGATTAG